The following is a genomic window from Helicobacter sp. NHP19-003.
CAAGAAAGCCTATTTTTACTTGCTAAGACACCCTAAATTAATGGATCTTGTCTTTAGGCTTTGCTACGCCCTATCGCCTTGCGCTTTTAAACAAGAGGGGGACAAGTTGAAATGGCGTTTTAAGGGTTCTTTTTCGTGGCAAAAGCGCGCATTTTTTCCCTTTGTGGCTAAGAGCTTTTTACAAACCCACAAGGGCATTATTGCGCCTAAAGCCCCCCTAGAGCCCAAAGAGCCTTTAAGAAAAGTCGGGCTTTTTATCGGTTGTTTGGGCAATTACAATTATCCACAGGTAGGTGAGAGTCTGTTATCTTTGCTAGACAAGCTCAATTTTAGCGTGGCGATCCCTAAACAGGTTTGTTGCGGGGCACCGGCGTATTTCACGGGGGATTTTGAAACCGCTTGGTTTTTAGCCAAGCAAAATATCGAAAGCCTAGCTAATCTAGCCCAAGAAGTGGAAGCGATTTTAGTTCCCGAAGCCACTTGTATCAGCATGCTTAAAAAGGACTACCAGCATTTGATCGAAAGCCTAAAGGATAACCAAGAGCGCGCCCTTTGGGCTGAAAAATTTAAGAGTATCCAAGCTAAATTGCAAATGGCATCGCATTTTTTAGCCACACAAACGCCCTTAAGCAAGCATCTAGAGACCAAAGCGCAAAGCCCCATCAGTGTAACCTACCACGACCCATGCCATGCTAAAAAGGTGCTTGGCATCTACAAAGAGCCTAGAAGTTTGCTACAAATCAACCACCAAATCATCGAAATGCAAGAGAGCGACCGTTGCTGTGGCTTTGGGGGGGTTACCATGCAAAGCGAGCATTACCAGCTCAGTTTAAAGGCAGGCGCGCCCAAAGCCCTAGACATTGTCGGCACCAAGGCACAGGTGGTGAGTGCGGAGTGCTCGGCGTGTCGAGTGCAGTTAAACAACGCCCTAGCGCAAATTGATGCCCCCGTGCAATTCTTACACCCCTTAGAACTTTTAGACAAAAGCTTGCGTGAGAGGTAGCTTTATTTTTTTATAACAACACATGTTAAAAAAATTATGCTAGAATAGCGCAAACCATTTAACTTAAAGAAGAGGATTACAATGAATAGAAAATTTTATGCCTTTTTATCGAGTGCCTTGGCTTTTGGTGCAACAGGGTTGCAGGCTGAGAGGAACGCGTGGTATGTGGGTGCGAGTTATGAAGTGGGGCAAGTGGGGCAGGCTGTGAGAAACCCCTCTCCCGATCAAGCTGCCATCAACCCCGTAACGGGCGGTAGCTACCAATTTAGTAGACTGCCTGCAGGCAGCTACAGCAATCTGGCCGTAATGCAGGGCTTGGGGATCAGTGTGGGGTATAAACAATTCTTTGGCAAAAAGAAATGGTTTGGGTTGCGCTACTACGGCTTTATGGACTATGGGCACGCCGTCTTTGGGGCAAATGAATTGGTTCCCGGCAAGGGCACTTTTGCTAACTTGACAGACATGTTCACCTATGGTGTGGGCATCGACACCCTTTATGATGTCATCAATAAACAAGATGTGACCTTTGGGTTTTTCTTGGGTGCGGCGATTGCCGGTAACTCTTGGGGCAACACCACAGGCGGGCCGCTCATTACAATCAACTACCCCGCCACAGCCGAAAACACCATCGATCCCGCCATGTTTCAGTTTCTCTTTAATTTAGGGATGCGCACCACCATTGGCAAACACCAGGAATTTGACTTTGGGATCAAGATCCCCACCATCAACGACTACTACTTCAATAAAAAAGGCTTATCTTTCACCTACCGCCGCCAATACAGCTTGTATGTGGGTTACCGCTACAACTTTTAATGCTAGAATACCCCTAAAATGACAAAGGGGTGAAATGCCAGAAACACAGCGACTGCAAGCGATCTTAGAAAAGGCTTTAGGCGACATTAAAGAGGTTCTAGCCTCCAGCTTTGAAGCCCATTTCAACGCTTTACTTGAAAAAGAGAAGCTCCAAATTGAAAAGCAATTTGCCACGAGGCTGCAAGAGAAAGATAAAAAAATTGCTAACCAGCAGAAGGCTCTCTTTGACACCACGACTAAATTAAAAGCGGTGAAAACCGAGCTGGGGCAACTCAAACAACAGCAAAACAACGAAAAACAAAGAAGCGAGAGCCCCAAAGTGGCGGGCTTAAAAGCCGCCATAGAGAACCAGCAAAGGTGTATAGATAGACTCAAAGCCCGTTTAAAACAAGCAGGGCTAGAGGGCGAGGGCGCAGAAGTTGAGGAAACCAACGCCCCTAATCTCTTGGAATTGCAAGAGCGCATCGCCCACT
Proteins encoded in this region:
- a CDS encoding (Fe-S)-binding protein, whose translation is MKCAKCVPSCTIYRIHKDESTSPRGFLELIAQVKQESLELDTSLKKIFESCFLCTTCVQVCPFHLPIDAMIEKIRLTSARKYGITWHKKAYFYLLRHPKLMDLVFRLCYALSPCAFKQEGDKLKWRFKGSFSWQKRAFFPFVAKSFLQTHKGIIAPKAPLEPKEPLRKVGLFIGCLGNYNYPQVGESLLSLLDKLNFSVAIPKQVCCGAPAYFTGDFETAWFLAKQNIESLANLAQEVEAILVPEATCISMLKKDYQHLIESLKDNQERALWAEKFKSIQAKLQMASHFLATQTPLSKHLETKAQSPISVTYHDPCHAKKVLGIYKEPRSLLQINHQIIEMQESDRCCGFGGVTMQSEHYQLSLKAGAPKALDIVGTKAQVVSAECSACRVQLNNALAQIDAPVQFLHPLELLDKSLRER
- a CDS encoding outer membrane protein; translation: MNRKFYAFLSSALAFGATGLQAERNAWYVGASYEVGQVGQAVRNPSPDQAAINPVTGGSYQFSRLPAGSYSNLAVMQGLGISVGYKQFFGKKKWFGLRYYGFMDYGHAVFGANELVPGKGTFANLTDMFTYGVGIDTLYDVINKQDVTFGFFLGAAIAGNSWGNTTGGPLITINYPATAENTIDPAMFQFLFNLGMRTTIGKHQEFDFGIKIPTINDYYFNKKGLSFTYRRQYSLYVGYRYNF